Proteins encoded within one genomic window of Candidatus Sysuiplasma jiujiangense:
- a CDS encoding Nascent polypeptide-associated complex protein, protein MIPGIGRVDPRQMKIAMKRMGLQTEEMDDVTEVIIRTASKEYHFVRPSVVMVKVSGQQIYQVTGEPTISEGGASASGQRQNEGPVISQEDIELVMGQTGCTPDQAKQALMKTDGKPADAIIKILTGN, encoded by the coding sequence ATGATACCGGGAATCGGCAGGGTTGATCCGCGGCAGATGAAGATTGCAATGAAGCGAATGGGCCTCCAGACCGAGGAAATGGATGATGTGACCGAGGTGATAATAAGGACAGCGTCGAAGGAATATCACTTTGTCAGGCCTTCAGTCGTGATGGTCAAAGTGTCAGGACAGCAGATTTACCAGGTCACCGGGGAACCTACAATTTCGGAAGGCGGTGCCTCTGCTTCCGGACAACGGCAGAATGAGGGTCCCGTAATCAGCCAGGAAGATATCGAACTGGTAATGGGGCAGACGGGATGCACGCCGGATCAGGCGAAGCAGGCATTAATGAAAACTGACGGAAAGCCGGCAGACGCCATCATAAAAATACTGACCGGCAACTGA
- a CDS encoding DUF4382 domain-containing protein: MVANTMKVKLIAVAAVVLIAVASGGYAIASGMFSPAKGSAAVYIKDPPPANWSAIYVTITGISIHNSTSGWHSLPMSTSGISVDLVNVAVMPELLGSVTLPPGHYQMIRLNLSGTVTGTYKSSTGTSTYTIQLVSTTVFVAGQFAITKGLTTSITLDFDSAQSIHGSPSTGFTMTPVVGETVGK, from the coding sequence TTGGTTGCGAATACAATGAAGGTAAAATTAATTGCAGTTGCAGCAGTGGTTCTGATAGCTGTCGCATCCGGCGGCTATGCGATTGCCTCCGGGATGTTCTCCCCCGCAAAGGGGAGTGCTGCCGTGTACATCAAGGATCCGCCTCCGGCCAACTGGAGTGCGATATATGTCACCATTACCGGCATATCGATACACAATTCCACGAGCGGATGGCACTCTCTTCCGATGTCAACAAGCGGCATCTCTGTCGACCTCGTTAATGTTGCTGTAATGCCAGAACTTCTGGGCAGCGTCACTCTTCCACCCGGGCACTATCAGATGATAAGGCTGAACCTGAGCGGGACTGTCACGGGCACATACAAAAGCAGCACCGGCACAAGCACCTACACAATCCAACTTGTCAGTACAACAGTCTTCGTAGCGGGCCAGTTCGCGATAACCAAGGGCTTGACGACATCGATAACGCTCGACTTCGACAGTGCACAGTCCATACACGGCTCGCCGTCAACGGGTTTCACAATGACACCGGTAGTGGGAGAAACTGTGGGCAAATAG